The nucleotide window gtgaatATATGCATGCATGGACTGGTTAATTAAGTAGAATTCCCACCCTATCTTTGTATAAAGGGAATCAATCGTGGATTGTTGTGTATTCTGTTTCCTATATTCTGGGGATATATAGGTCATTTATTATTTGTGGGAACTCAGGAACTCACTCCCATATCAACAGAATTTCCTGAATTAGTAGAACTTAACTCAAGAAATTCTGTTGATACCATAAAAGTTGTACAAAATCCTCCCCTGCGGAGAATCTTAAGAATCTGAAACGCTATATGTTAATAACGAATTACAGGGGTCATTTTACTTTCACCCTACCCGCGAATATTGTGCTGATTTTATCCGTTTGATCGAATAAGGTATTTGGGGAAGAATAGCGTGTATAATTGGTAGGTTAGGATTTTTACTACTTGCCTCCAATGTGTAAATTTTTTAGTTAAGATAAAATACATCGAAAGCGTAGATAATTATAATCGTAATTATTTGCATGAAGCAACTATTTTTAGGGAAAAATAATGCGGCAGGGATAaggtataaatattttaaatttagtatccaactccgagtatGAGCAGGTTAATTATATATTGATGTTTCATTAATTAAAGCGGCAGAGTTTGGATAATATATGAAACTTTAATCCTTATAACGATAAAATAGAAAGGCAAAAGGGTCATGATACAATCCCaaatagagttttaaaaggaAACAAACTCTGTTATATAAGGGGAGAGGGTCATCACGCTCTAGACACTTTCAACAGTCCCCAGTCTCTACGTATACATTACAATTACAACTCAAATAATCCTCTAAGAAGGAAATATATATCCAGAAAATTGAGacagagaaaaagaaaacaaagaaaattaaGAGAAGATGACTGGagaggagaagaaaaagagaggatcAGGATCTGAGGGAAGCAGTAATAAGGATCTGAACGATTGGCTACCAATCACATCATCAAGGAATGCAAAGTGGTATTATTCGGCGTTTCACAATGTCACTGCCATGGTTGGTGCTGGTGTTCTTGGCCTCCCTTATGCCATGTCTCAGTTGGGTTGGTATGTTTCTCTACTACCTCTTCACTATACCAAAATTATATATCTAGAGGCGGATCTAGGACAAATTATATGAATATGAATAATTTAACGAACTATACATGTAGATTATGAtctattttcttcaaaatatATGCATATAATAATATTATAGTACTCATCCTAAACTCACTTGCTCTAGATCTTAAATTTGTGTTATATTTTgattattgcttatgatattaaTTGAAACGTTACCCCAATTCCCAGGCTTAAAGTTTAGTCTAGTCATAGACAAACACGTACGAGTATATTTCTTCTTTCTTATGATGGGTGGGGAAAACAAGCATGCAGTTACTAATCTATACATTAAAAATAAATCTTACAAGGCTACAAGCATAGAACTTATATTATGAGAGTTTAACTTGTTCCTTTTCCATGCAAGGGTTACTATTATCAGTGTAGTTTAACATGCGTGATGCTATCAATTACGCCACCCCGTTTTAATTTGTTTGAATCTTTTCGAAGTACAAGGGTTAAATTGACTAATTTTCTATATGAATTCGGACATAGATTCCCTTAGTTTGTTTCAAGTAAAACTTACATATTTAGAAATTGCATAGAAGGTACTATAAGTCACAATATTTAACAATTCACAGTATTAAAAAACTATTtgcaaaaaatataattaaaaaaatcatgTTTGACTCCACAAATATTAGTAAAAGGTTCATTCTTTTTAAAATCGAGGGATGTTTATAGAGACGGACCTATGCTATACCAAGAGGGTCACCGGCACCCAAAAAGTTTGGCAAtaattccatatatatatatgtatatatttttagaaaattGTGATATATTAGCAGTGACACCTATATACAAAGCTAATTTCGGTTGAATCCAAAATTGCACCCGCGATCTTCCAATGCTTCTCAATGTTTATCGTAAAAGTTTAGTTATAATTAACTTAATACATAAAAAGAATGCGCCATTACTAGATGCTTCGTAATTGCTAAATATTTTGTTAGTGGAGTATTAATTTCATATTATATAATATTTTGACAGGGGTGCTGGAGCAACAGTAATGGTATTATCATGGGTGATAACACTATACACCTTATGGCAAATGGTAGAGATGCATGAGATGGTTCCAGGTAAAAGATTTGACAGATACCATGAGCTGGGGCAACATGCATTTGGTGAAAAACTTGGTCTTTGGATTGTGGTTCCTCAGCAGCTAATGGTTGAAGTTGGTGTGAACATAGTGTATATGGTCACTGGTGGCAAATCCATCAAAAAGATATATGATACAGCTTGTCCTAGTTGTAGACCATTGAAAACCACCTATTTTATCATGATGTTTAGTTCTATTCACTTCTTCCTCTCCCATTGTCCCAATTTCAACTCCATCACTCTTGTCTCCTTCCTTGCTGCCATCATGTCTCTCAGGTTTTTCTTCTACTTAATTACTTGCTTTTtcttttcggtttatttttttatatatgctGATTAATTGTCCTTCCCCGgatcccgcgcatagcgggagcttagtgcaccgactAACTatccagacctcacttgtggaaaatcactaggtttgttgttgttatatgctGAAGATACAAAATAACCTAGTTCTTTACACTATTAGGTTGGATAACTAATGTATTTGTTCATAAAAAGTGAGATCattacttgtttaactttcaataTACAGAAAGTGtagattttttaaaaaatagcttAACGTTTATTCACTGACAATAGAGGAAAGGAATAATAATAATTGATTCCTATAAGTTTTTCCTACAGAAAATCTAGTACCAAAAGATGTTTACCCAACCAGATTGTTGTAAAGAATATTACATGTAAGTGTCCATAATAATGAATGAGTTAGTGATTAACCTGAAATATAAGATAGAGTACTTGTTATAATATAATAGTATCACTTTTGTTTAGAACAATTAATTTAAATAGCCGCACATCCAaccatttaaactaaaaatagctggGCAGATGTACAATACTAtatttataattcatgtatagtatatgtataaCCATGTCCAATCATTGTATAATTATGCATAGGAAAAGTAAACAGTGGATCCGACCAGCTATTTGTGGAAAGGTCCCTTTTGTTTACATTCAGTTTATAGTATaagttgtctttttttttttcaaagaacTTTTCTCTATTGACTTACAGTTCTTTTTTCTGGTTATGTATAAATTGTGCAGTTATTCAACCATAGGTTGGGGAGCATCAGTACATAAAGGAATATCACCAGAGGTTGATTACAGTCCAAGGGCATCAACAACTACAGGAAGAGTATTTGGTTTCTTGAGTGCTTTAGGAGATGTTGCTTTTGCATTTGCTGGTCATAATGTTGTCTTGGAAATTCAGGCAACTATGCCTTCTTCTCCTGAAAAACCAGCCAAGAAACCTATGTGGAAAGGAGTCATTTTTGCCTACATTGTTGTGGCTTTGTGTTACTTTCCTGTGGCTTTTGCTGGCTATGCAGTTTTTGGGAAAAGTGTTGAGGATAATGTCTTGATCTCCCTTGAGAAACCTGCTTGGCTTATTATCATTGCTAACGCCTTCGTTGTTGTCCATGTTATTGGAAGCTATCAGGTCAATAATCTACTTCGTTacccttaattttttttaatatttcgaTACTCGAAACTCACTGGTCCGACTAATTCGTATTCGCACAACATAGAGCCCATTAAAAGAAAAAATGGTTCTTATTACCAGAAGTTTTTTCATTCGTAACTCGTAAGGCTCGAATTCCATACTTCTGGTTGAGGGTGACGGCTCAGGGCACagtttgaatttttttggtgAATAATGAGCTCGGCCCTCTATAATTCTTCTACACTTATATTTGGTCCAGTATAGTTTTTAAACTCGTGACGTCTAATCCACTTTAAAAGTTTAGCATAATATAATGGTATCTCATGCTTAAACTATACTAATTGTTATTTTACTTGCTTGATGTTGTAGGTGTTTGCAATGGGTGTGTTTGACATGGTGGAATCTTACTTGGTGAAGCAAAGGAAATTCACTCCAACTAAAACGCTACGGTTTATTGTTCGGACTAGTTATGTTGGTATGTCACAGCATTCAACAATTTAAATGTTGATTAATTTGCTCAGTAAATTAAAGCTTGGACATAACTTATTGTTTTCTTATTTTGTGTTGTGCAGCCCTAACAATGTTTCTTGGTATAACATTCCCATTCTTTGGTGGGCTACTGGGTTTCTTTGGAGGATTTGCATTTGCTCCGACCACTTACTTCGTAAGTCAATTCTCTATCTAACTTCGTCTCAATTTTTACTGGATCTCATATAAAAAATGTCATATAACTAAAATAACATTTGCGATGGATCGATAAAATCAAATCTCTCAGACATTGACATGCCTTTACACTGTTGTTGCAGCTTCCTTGTATCATGTGGCTTGCAATCTACAAACCTAAAAAGTTTGGCTTGTCTTGGTTCACTAATTGGGTATGTTACAAAACTTGCATATTTAATTCTATATTGAGAATTGATAGGCTTTGATTGTATTGCTAATTGTACTTTGTTTAATGCAGATATGCATCATACTTGGTGTTCTTCTGATGATTTTAGCTCCCATTGGTGCCTTGAGGCAAATCATATTGCAAGCCAAGGACTACAAGTTCTATTCTTGATTATAGAAAACTAGATAAATTTCCTCGTGACAAAAGATTTTTAGTATTTGTCAGACgatgttttaaattaaataatatttagTTATTTTAGTTTCATAGCTGTATTACTACTATATTTAATATCTTATATACTGTTAGACAGTCCTGCTTAAGGAAGTTGGGTTGAGATTTAGGCTCTTATTATTTGTCAAATCTTTTAAGCTACATTGGTGACCTATAACCTCATCAAAGGATTGTTATTATTGCACAATCTCTTAAAGTTAATTAATCAATTTGTCAGAGAATGAGTCCGTGCTTTAGTTTATTTTATATCTATGTATTCACCACATTCTCTGTCTGCATTAGCTTCTCTAATTATCTGAGGAACAAAAATTGCTGTAGTACTCCACAAGTTAACAATAGAAAAGCTACGTAATCTTTGTTTCTATTTGATTTTAGTATGAATACCATGTAATCTCGAAGAGTAACAtgaaagatttgacctttatatATCGTTGAGGCAACAAAGGAATGTAAGGGTTCAAGTTATACTAAAAGTATTGTGTCGGAATTATAAATATTATATGCGTTTTTGGTAGATGTTTGGTTTATTGAATTAAAAATGGAATATACGGGGATAAAATATAGAGTATG belongs to Nicotiana tabacum cultivar K326 chromosome 6, ASM71507v2, whole genome shotgun sequence and includes:
- the LOC107787147 gene encoding lysine histidine transporter 2-like; the encoded protein is MTGEEKKKRGSGSEGSSNKDLNDWLPITSSRNAKWYYSAFHNVTAMVGAGVLGLPYAMSQLGWGAGATVMVLSWVITLYTLWQMVEMHEMVPGKRFDRYHELGQHAFGEKLGLWIVVPQQLMVEVGVNIVYMVTGGKSIKKIYDTACPSCRPLKTTYFIMMFSSIHFFLSHCPNFNSITLVSFLAAIMSLSYSTIGWGASVHKGISPEVDYSPRASTTTGRVFGFLSALGDVAFAFAGHNVVLEIQATMPSSPEKPAKKPMWKGVIFAYIVVALCYFPVAFAGYAVFGKSVEDNVLISLEKPAWLIIIANAFVVVHVIGSYQVFAMGVFDMVESYLVKQRKFTPTKTLRFIVRTSYVALTMFLGITFPFFGGLLGFFGGFAFAPTTYFLPCIMWLAIYKPKKFGLSWFTNWICIILGVLLMILAPIGALRQIILQAKDYKFYS